A window of the Haloquadratum walsbyi C23 genome harbors these coding sequences:
- a CDS encoding GNAT family N-acetyltransferase yields MSPDHTCPDDSAGPFPLPPRTFTDRAGRDIEIRVYDGSEDEYEALVEMYRGFDSKDRAQGIPPGREERIRKWLDNILSSECLNVIAWDGLAVAGHATLVPDDESYELAIFVLQVYQQAGIGTHLIEALLGHGITSDITQVWLTVERWNNAAVGLYEKVGFEVSDSESFELQMGINLDNAETY; encoded by the coding sequence ATGAGCCCTGATCATACGTGTCCGGATGACTCTGCTGGACCATTCCCACTTCCTCCACGTACATTCACTGACCGTGCCGGTCGTGATATTGAGATACGAGTCTATGATGGAAGTGAAGACGAATATGAAGCACTCGTTGAAATGTATCGTGGCTTCGACTCGAAAGACCGGGCACAGGGTATTCCACCAGGTCGTGAAGAACGAATTCGGAAATGGCTGGATAACATCCTTTCATCTGAATGTCTGAATGTTATTGCATGGGATGGTTTGGCTGTTGCTGGTCACGCGACACTTGTGCCTGATGACGAATCATATGAGTTGGCGATTTTCGTCCTTCAGGTATATCAACAAGCGGGCATTGGTACGCATCTTATTGAAGCATTGCTTGGTCATGGAATCACCTCAGACATCACGCAAGTGTGGCTTACCGTAGAGCGATGGAATAACGCTGCGGTTGGCTTATATGAGAAGGTTGGATTCGAAGTGAGCGATTCAGAAAGTTTTGAACTGCAGATGGGAATCAATCTTGATAACGCTGAGACATATTAA
- a CDS encoding universal stress protein, producing the protein MTENRLLSVDLILAPIDANEESLDAVEYASVIAAKYDASVHVVHVLDEDIVQAIETGTVDKSAVATDGQTITESAETIAAKYDIAVSTSVVYGFSTQIKTTHPGRVVLDTAEDLNADFLVVPREPLSGDPGEVLSRAAEYVLLYASQPVLSV; encoded by the coding sequence ATGACCGAGAATCGACTGCTGTCTGTAGACCTCATTCTCGCTCCTATCGACGCTAACGAGGAGTCTCTTGACGCCGTCGAGTATGCAAGCGTCATTGCCGCGAAGTACGATGCATCCGTCCATGTTGTCCACGTGCTTGATGAGGATATCGTGCAGGCAATCGAAACTGGAACTGTCGATAAGTCAGCAGTCGCGACTGATGGACAGACAATTACTGAATCTGCAGAGACAATCGCAGCCAAGTACGATATTGCCGTTTCAACGTCTGTTGTCTATGGATTCTCGACTCAAATAAAGACAACACATCCTGGTCGGGTCGTCCTCGACACAGCAGAAGATCTAAACGCAGATTTCCTTGTGGTCCCGCGAGAGCCACTCTCTGGTGATCCCGGTGAAGTACTCTCAAGAGCAGCAGAATACGTATTATTATATGCAAGTCAACCTGTGCTCTCGGTATGA